One window of the Chitinophaga niabensis genome contains the following:
- a CDS encoding glycoside hydrolase family 127 protein, with translation MMKLFLLLASAFVLRTGTVDDQLKPASSARIAGFTGERLDASYNNRILAQDVDRLIETFKTRTETRCWQTEFWGKWFTSAVLAYRYKPEPKLKAVLDHAVTGIISTQTEDGYIGNYAEDKRLQAWDIWGRKYVMLGLLDYYDLTGDKKSLTAAGKVADHLMMELGKKNVLIVKMGNHRGMAATSVLEPVCRLYARTKNKKYLAFADEIVKEWETPQGPQLISKSEIDVAKRFPKALNNWYGWDQGQKAYEMMSCYEGLLEYYRLTGEEKYKQAVERTWENIRNTEINVAGSGSALECWFGGAHLQTAPIHHYQETCVTATWIKLSQQLLRLTGEAKYADAIEQTYYNALLGSMSTDGAAWAKYTPLYGQRLKGSEQCGMGLNCCEASGPRGLFTLPLTVAMSGKDGLSVNFFTEGEFVLRSPSGQQVVLQQHTDYPVTGKIAIGVQLAKAEEMTLRVRIPAWSETSTLTVNGEAVANVTPGTYAAIKRKWAKGDTLALELDMRGRIETSGSEPKYVAILRGPVLLARDARLPGPDFGAIVKPVADKSKHIALTLKDVNKDGIWMQFTAMCIPESYAEGGTKAVPLSLCDYASAGNAASLPMFRVWMPQLLDPKEL, from the coding sequence ATGATGAAATTATTCCTGTTACTAGCCTCGGCTTTTGTATTACGAACCGGTACTGTTGATGATCAGTTAAAACCAGCTTCTTCCGCGCGCATCGCTGGTTTTACCGGTGAAAGATTAGACGCTTCCTATAATAACCGCATTCTTGCGCAGGATGTGGACAGATTAATTGAGACATTTAAAACACGTACAGAAACCCGTTGCTGGCAAACGGAGTTCTGGGGGAAGTGGTTTACGTCTGCTGTGCTGGCGTATCGTTATAAACCGGAACCCAAGCTGAAAGCTGTGCTGGATCATGCAGTAACAGGTATTATCAGTACGCAAACGGAAGATGGTTATATCGGGAATTATGCTGAGGATAAGCGATTGCAGGCATGGGATATCTGGGGGAGGAAATATGTGATGCTGGGTTTGCTGGATTATTATGATCTGACGGGAGATAAAAAAAGCCTGACCGCCGCAGGAAAAGTAGCAGACCATTTGATGATGGAATTGGGCAAAAAGAATGTGCTGATCGTTAAGATGGGGAATCACAGGGGCATGGCAGCTACTTCCGTGCTGGAACCTGTCTGCCGTTTATATGCCCGCACGAAGAATAAAAAGTACCTGGCATTTGCGGATGAGATCGTGAAAGAATGGGAAACACCACAGGGGCCGCAGCTGATCAGTAAATCAGAGATTGATGTGGCCAAACGTTTTCCGAAAGCGCTGAATAATTGGTATGGATGGGATCAGGGGCAGAAGGCTTATGAGATGATGTCCTGCTACGAAGGGTTGCTGGAATATTATCGTTTAACGGGAGAAGAGAAATATAAACAGGCGGTGGAGAGAACCTGGGAGAATATCAGGAATACAGAGATCAATGTGGCCGGTTCCGGTTCTGCTTTGGAATGCTGGTTTGGTGGTGCGCATTTACAAACGGCGCCGATACATCATTACCAGGAAACCTGTGTTACGGCTACCTGGATCAAGTTAAGCCAGCAGTTGTTGCGCTTAACGGGAGAAGCGAAATATGCAGATGCTATTGAGCAGACTTACTACAATGCATTATTAGGTTCCATGAGTACAGATGGTGCTGCATGGGCAAAGTATACGCCTTTATATGGGCAACGGCTCAAAGGGAGTGAACAATGTGGCATGGGGTTGAACTGCTGTGAGGCCAGCGGGCCGAGGGGTTTGTTCACTTTGCCTTTAACGGTGGCAATGTCTGGCAAAGATGGTTTGTCTGTTAACTTCTTTACGGAAGGGGAGTTTGTGTTAAGATCACCTTCCGGCCAGCAGGTGGTTTTGCAGCAACATACCGATTACCCGGTAACGGGGAAAATAGCGATAGGTGTACAATTGGCTAAAGCGGAAGAAATGACCTTACGCGTACGTATCCCTGCATGGAGTGAAACGTCTACATTAACCGTGAATGGAGAGGCTGTAGCTAATGTAACACCAGGTACCTATGCAGCGATCAAACGTAAATGGGCAAAGGGAGATACATTGGCATTGGAGCTGGACATGAGGGGCCGTATTGAAACATCAGGATCTGAGCCGAAGTATGTGGCTATTCTGCGTGGGCCGGTATTGCTGGCCAGGGATGCAAGATTGCCGGGGCCTGACTTTGGGGCTATTGTAAAACCTGTTGCAGATAAAAGCAAACATATTGCGCTTACATTAAAGGA
- a CDS encoding TonB-dependent receptor, producing the protein MRRGLYFLLLIFTYNISIARESADKGTIKGKVLTTDGKPVDGASIQIKGIQGEFVSAEDGVFTVQQIRTGTHTLRVLLIGYAPATLEVEVKKDQVTNVTVQLEVTHQQLNEVTITSGYNKFNKKETDDIARLPLKNIENPQVYTIVTKEIIKEQLATDYNSIFKNIPGAGIPIVYNQGRSALLTRGFVTANLIRNSISGFVYTNIDPANLEVLEAIKGPSGTLFNSSQISFGGLFNRVTKKPNEAKKGEISYSAGSYNLNRLTFDVNTPVNEDKTVLMRVNGALHTEQSFQDAGFTRSLMLAPSFIYKADDKLSFLLDIEASTFNATSPIRYAPAVKGKVNNIKDLGMDYKRSFTNNTLDYVTKQFNVFGQINYQINSGWKLQTNVTRTFSTTVGYVSQLRGITDSTLQLSVQKENFPYNGTEIQQNLIGDFKIGKLRNRIVIGVDFFNQRSDRTTPTINLPVINFKKPGTAYTLYNSDRVDSIAATVPYDMYRTNLYTYSAYVSNVINITPKLNVMLSLRADRYVDEGTYRPAFDTASGAFSQNALSPKLGIVYEVLKEKISLFGNYMNGFNNVTGQDYTGANFKPQQANQWELGFKLDVFNHKLSSTISYYNIDVSNMTRVDLEHPNFSIQNGTQVSKGLEAEVIANPFSGFNIVAGYTYNDSKYTFADSTIQGLRPASAGPEHLVNFWMSYRLMTGPAKGLGFGIGGNYGSASFQTNTKAFVFNIPSYTLLDATIYYDRPTFRFGVKVDNLTNEKYWSPRLAPQMPTRVTANATFRF; encoded by the coding sequence ATGAGAAGAGGTCTATATTTTCTATTACTTATATTTACTTATAATATATCAATCGCCAGAGAATCAGCGGATAAGGGAACAATTAAAGGAAAAGTACTCACCACAGACGGCAAACCGGTAGACGGGGCCAGCATCCAGATAAAAGGCATCCAGGGGGAATTTGTTTCTGCAGAAGATGGTGTTTTTACCGTACAACAGATCAGGACCGGCACCCATACATTAAGGGTTTTATTGATAGGATACGCTCCAGCCACCCTGGAAGTGGAAGTAAAAAAGGACCAGGTCACTAACGTAACCGTTCAATTAGAAGTAACACACCAGCAACTGAACGAGGTAACCATCACCTCCGGATATAACAAATTCAATAAAAAAGAAACAGACGATATTGCCCGCCTGCCTTTAAAGAACATTGAAAATCCGCAAGTTTACACCATCGTTACCAAAGAGATCATCAAAGAGCAACTGGCCACGGATTATAACAGCATCTTCAAAAACATACCCGGCGCCGGTATACCCATTGTATACAACCAGGGCAGAAGTGCATTGCTCACCAGGGGTTTTGTTACTGCTAACCTCATCCGCAACAGTATCTCCGGTTTTGTTTATACCAATATTGACCCCGCCAACCTGGAAGTACTGGAAGCTATCAAAGGCCCATCCGGTACACTCTTCAACAGCAGCCAGATCTCTTTCGGCGGATTGTTCAACCGTGTTACCAAAAAACCAAACGAAGCCAAAAAAGGAGAGATCAGTTATTCAGCCGGCAGCTATAACCTGAACCGCCTCACTTTTGACGTCAACACACCGGTCAATGAAGATAAAACAGTGCTGATGCGCGTGAATGGTGCCCTGCACACAGAACAAAGTTTCCAGGACGCAGGTTTTACCCGCAGCCTGATGCTCGCTCCCAGTTTTATTTATAAAGCAGATGACAAACTTTCTTTCCTGCTGGATATAGAAGCCTCTACTTTTAATGCTACCTCCCCCATCCGTTATGCACCTGCGGTAAAAGGAAAGGTCAACAATATTAAAGACCTGGGTATGGACTATAAACGTTCATTCACCAATAATACACTGGACTACGTAACAAAACAGTTCAATGTTTTCGGTCAGATCAACTACCAGATCAACAGCGGGTGGAAATTGCAAACCAATGTTACCCGTACCTTTTCTACCACCGTTGGTTACGTCAGCCAGTTAAGAGGAATAACGGACAGCACTTTACAACTCAGCGTACAAAAAGAAAACTTCCCCTATAATGGTACAGAGATCCAGCAGAACCTGATCGGTGATTTCAAGATCGGCAAACTGCGCAACCGCATTGTGATAGGTGTTGACTTCTTTAACCAACGCAGCGACAGGACCACCCCTACCATTAACCTCCCTGTTATCAATTTCAAAAAACCGGGCACTGCTTATACACTCTACAATTCAGACAGGGTGGACTCTATTGCAGCCACTGTGCCGTACGACATGTACAGGACCAATTTATATACCTACAGCGCTTATGTATCTAACGTCATTAACATCACCCCTAAACTGAATGTGATGTTAAGTCTGCGTGCAGACCGTTATGTGGATGAAGGAACTTACCGCCCCGCATTTGATACAGCCAGCGGCGCATTTTCCCAGAATGCATTATCTCCCAAACTGGGCATCGTATATGAAGTGTTGAAAGAAAAAATATCGCTGTTCGGTAACTACATGAATGGGTTTAATAATGTTACCGGGCAGGATTACACCGGCGCAAACTTTAAACCACAGCAAGCCAACCAGTGGGAACTGGGTTTTAAGCTGGATGTGTTCAATCACAAACTCAGCAGCACCATCAGCTATTATAATATTGATGTAAGCAATATGACCCGCGTGGACCTGGAACATCCTAATTTCAGCATCCAGAACGGCACACAGGTGAGCAAAGGGCTGGAAGCAGAAGTGATCGCCAATCCTTTCTCCGGATTCAACATTGTAGCAGGGTATACTTATAACGACAGCAAATACACTTTTGCAGATTCAACCATACAAGGTTTAAGACCAGCCAGCGCCGGTCCTGAGCACCTGGTTAACTTCTGGATGAGCTACCGCCTGATGACCGGTCCCGCAAAAGGATTAGGTTTTGGTATAGGTGGCAACTACGGTAGCGCTTCTTTCCAGACAAACACCAAAGCATTTGTATTTAATATTCCCTCCTACACCTTACTGGATGCAACAATATATTACGACAGACCTACGTTCCGTTTTGGTGTAAAAGTGGATAACCTTACAAATGAAAAATACTGGTCACCCCGCCTGGCACCGCAAATGCCAACCAGGGTTACGGCAAATGCTACTTTCAGATTTTAG
- a CDS encoding PepSY-associated TM helix domain-containing protein: MKKKQRFKNIVRKIHLWLGLSSGLVVFIVAITGALYIFEEEGRAMFQHRYYHIPESNAGHPRLPVDQMQATVAARYPGEKITSIRFQETKDAAFIFFMEKRFVSVDPTTAQIIGVRNKNADFFTVVLKVHMELYLGEVGKEIIRWNVLIFFLMCVSGLILWFPKQLRFLKQATRINFKTKNYKRLNWDLHSVLGFYALIVLFVISLTGMFWVFDTVKEIAAAIAGGTTEYNTKRTPIKPETIGHFTLQDAYDAATRDFPGAKETFITPFNDKDANIRIIMRYPYSIIRKQNTLYYNANSGKLVFSELYKNYTGYAAVARSNFDFHTGRIRALGIGSKIVYFIVALIAASLPITGFIVWWGRRHKKKIPAPVKRRITKPVMVTKDFMEAPSPN; this comes from the coding sequence ATGAAGAAGAAACAACGATTTAAAAATATTGTACGAAAGATTCACCTATGGCTCGGATTATCATCCGGGCTAGTGGTTTTTATAGTGGCCATCACTGGTGCCCTGTACATATTTGAAGAGGAAGGAAGGGCTATGTTCCAGCACCGGTACTACCACATCCCGGAAAGTAATGCCGGTCATCCCAGGTTGCCCGTAGATCAGATGCAGGCAACCGTTGCTGCACGTTATCCCGGAGAGAAGATCACCAGTATCCGTTTCCAGGAAACAAAAGATGCAGCCTTTATCTTCTTCATGGAAAAACGCTTTGTATCTGTTGATCCTACCACCGCACAGATCATTGGCGTGCGGAACAAAAATGCAGATTTCTTTACGGTAGTGCTGAAGGTTCACATGGAACTTTACCTGGGCGAAGTAGGTAAAGAGATCATCCGCTGGAATGTGTTGATATTTTTCCTGATGTGTGTGAGCGGGCTCATCTTATGGTTCCCGAAACAATTAAGGTTCCTCAAACAGGCCACACGCATCAACTTTAAAACAAAAAACTACAAACGCCTCAACTGGGACCTGCACAGTGTGCTGGGGTTCTATGCACTCATCGTCCTGTTCGTGATTTCCCTCACCGGTATGTTCTGGGTTTTTGATACCGTAAAAGAAATAGCAGCGGCAATAGCCGGTGGCACAACTGAGTATAATACTAAAAGAACACCCATCAAACCGGAAACAATAGGGCATTTCACTTTGCAGGATGCCTATGATGCTGCCACAAGGGATTTCCCGGGAGCTAAAGAAACTTTCATCACACCATTTAACGATAAAGATGCCAACATCCGCATCATCATGCGGTACCCCTACAGCATTATACGTAAGCAGAACACGCTTTACTACAACGCTAACTCAGGTAAACTTGTATTTTCAGAATTGTATAAAAACTATACCGGTTACGCTGCTGTAGCCAGGAGTAACTTCGATTTTCATACAGGCAGGATCAGGGCTTTGGGCATAGGCAGCAAGATCGTTTACTTCATTGTAGCTTTAATTGCCGCTTCATTGCCCATTACAGGATTCATTGTCTGGTGGGGCAGAAGGCATAAGAAAAAGATACCGGCTCCTGTAAAACGCAGGATCACTAAACCGGTGATGGTGACGAAAGATTTCATGGAAGCGCCGAGTCCTAACTGA
- a CDS encoding ligand-binding sensor domain-containing protein, which produces MKKFISTINILIICFCAQGQNQTALPQIVNYHSYDYKAGVQNWAIEQDANGLLYFGNSEGLLSFDGKFWRRYQLPNQTIVRSVKIAADGKIYVGGQDEIGYFFPDNQGRLEYHSLKKLLPSAEGHFSDIWNIAIYKEQVFFRSRNQIFHLKDGVISVYKPETRWDFLGEANNQLFAQEYNKGLVVYDNGVWKPYCNNPILDETPVTAILEYGKDTLMVSTLKKGVYFLHNNILTPKTTSIDNIFTNDRLYCTVKVNEEWFAFGTNSSGIFIVDRKGKLIQTYSYTEGLQKNNIRSLLLDRNKNLWIGLDDGIDQVAINSAIKYIYPDKKKQVTGYATRVFRDRLYIGTSNGLYSSPLDLSQQDLSLSESNFAEVNNSTGQVWSLDEINDHLLVGHEDGGFTVNGSNAIKLYAAAGSWLFKPSSQVFPASHIIVGTYTGLRVIKFDQQTFKDLGRLDGIHESLRFLSFDSNTSTVWASHPNRGIFRIELSPDLSRIVRTKLYDSKSGLPGNNGNYIYRIKNRIVVTALSGVYEFNSSANRFELSSTLHPIFKDLDLQYLHEDKDGNIWFITHKKAGVVDFHKPANGKNYSVVYFPELNGIVLGGYESIYSWNDENIFIAANKGIIHVNYKKYSAQISRPDVFLGQVRLSEKDSLLYGGYTKQQATVHLGSKLNSLHFEYSSTMFEQLRNIEFSYQLAGFDEAWSAWSTKSEKDYTNLPPGKYTFYVKARNNLGNESAPVTWTFEVHRAWYNSFWIYGLYVCLLAGIIYLVFRWQQKKHQAEQQHLNYLHQLVLDRNEKEIIKLKNEKLETDINFKNRELLTMTINLVQRGEVLTKIKEIISSLMKKDTSDDSSPAFRNLLKLIREVEKSNEDWDQFAIHFNNVNIDFFNTLKQAYPDLTANDLKLCAYLRMNLSSKEIAQLLNITLKAVEIARYRLRKKLLLLPDTNLVDFLTQLPKSPVSA; this is translated from the coding sequence GTGAAGAAGTTTATATCCACGATAAACATCCTGATTATATGCTTTTGTGCCCAGGGTCAAAATCAAACAGCATTACCACAGATCGTTAACTATCATAGCTACGATTACAAAGCCGGTGTGCAAAACTGGGCCATTGAACAAGACGCTAACGGATTATTGTATTTTGGCAACAGCGAAGGACTCCTCTCCTTCGATGGTAAATTCTGGAGACGCTACCAGCTACCCAATCAAACCATTGTTCGCTCTGTAAAAATAGCCGCCGATGGAAAGATCTATGTAGGCGGTCAGGACGAGATCGGTTATTTTTTCCCTGACAACCAGGGCCGGCTGGAATATCATTCCCTGAAAAAACTACTTCCCTCAGCAGAAGGCCATTTCTCTGACATCTGGAACATCGCTATTTATAAGGAACAGGTTTTCTTCCGCTCTAGGAACCAGATCTTCCACCTGAAAGATGGTGTAATAAGTGTATATAAACCTGAAACAAGATGGGACTTCCTCGGAGAAGCCAATAACCAGCTCTTTGCACAGGAATATAATAAAGGCCTTGTGGTATATGACAACGGCGTATGGAAACCTTACTGCAATAACCCCATCCTGGATGAAACACCCGTAACTGCCATCCTGGAATATGGCAAAGACACCCTGATGGTATCCACACTTAAAAAAGGGGTGTACTTCCTGCATAATAATATACTCACACCCAAAACCACCAGTATAGACAATATCTTCACTAACGACCGCCTCTATTGTACGGTAAAAGTGAATGAAGAATGGTTTGCATTTGGCACCAACTCATCCGGCATCTTCATTGTAGACAGAAAAGGAAAACTCATTCAAACCTACTCCTACACGGAAGGCCTGCAGAAAAATAATATCAGGAGCTTACTCTTAGACAGGAACAAAAACCTCTGGATAGGCCTGGACGATGGTATAGACCAGGTAGCCATCAACAGTGCTATTAAATATATCTACCCTGACAAAAAGAAACAGGTAACCGGTTACGCCACCCGGGTTTTCCGGGACAGGTTATATATCGGCACATCCAACGGACTCTATTCTTCCCCGCTTGATCTTTCCCAGCAAGACCTCAGCTTATCTGAAAGCAATTTTGCGGAAGTGAATAATTCCACCGGCCAGGTATGGAGTCTGGATGAGATCAACGATCATTTGCTGGTAGGGCATGAAGATGGAGGATTTACCGTTAACGGCAGTAATGCCATAAAACTCTATGCCGCAGCAGGCTCCTGGTTGTTCAAACCCAGCTCCCAGGTTTTCCCCGCTTCTCATATTATTGTAGGTACTTACACCGGCCTGCGCGTGATAAAGTTTGACCAGCAGACCTTCAAAGACCTCGGCCGCCTGGATGGCATTCACGAATCCCTCCGGTTCCTCTCTTTCGACAGTAATACCTCCACGGTATGGGCTTCCCACCCCAACCGTGGTATTTTCCGGATAGAACTTTCGCCGGACCTGAGCAGGATCGTGCGGACCAAATTATACGATAGCAAATCCGGCCTGCCCGGTAATAATGGTAATTATATATACCGTATCAAAAACAGGATAGTAGTAACAGCCCTGAGCGGGGTATATGAATTCAATTCCTCTGCCAACCGTTTTGAACTGTCTTCCACCCTCCACCCGATCTTTAAAGACCTGGACCTGCAGTACCTCCATGAAGATAAAGACGGGAACATCTGGTTCATCACCCACAAAAAAGCAGGTGTGGTGGATTTTCACAAACCCGCCAACGGCAAAAATTACTCCGTGGTGTATTTCCCGGAACTCAATGGCATTGTGCTCGGCGGATATGAATCCATCTACTCCTGGAACGATGAGAACATCTTCATCGCCGCCAACAAAGGCATCATTCATGTGAACTATAAAAAATACAGCGCCCAGATCTCCCGCCCAGATGTATTCCTGGGGCAGGTAAGGCTTTCTGAAAAGGATAGCCTCCTGTATGGTGGTTACACCAAACAGCAGGCTACCGTACACCTGGGCAGCAAGCTCAACTCCCTTCACTTTGAATACTCCTCCACCATGTTTGAGCAGTTGCGGAACATTGAATTCAGCTACCAGCTGGCGGGTTTCGATGAAGCATGGTCTGCCTGGAGTACCAAAAGTGAAAAGGATTACACCAACCTGCCTCCCGGGAAATATACCTTTTATGTAAAGGCCCGGAACAACCTGGGCAATGAATCTGCCCCCGTTACCTGGACATTTGAAGTGCACCGCGCCTGGTACAACAGCTTCTGGATCTATGGATTATACGTATGCCTGCTGGCAGGGATCATCTACCTCGTGTTCAGGTGGCAGCAGAAGAAACACCAGGCAGAACAGCAACACCTCAATTATTTACATCAGCTGGTACTGGACAGGAACGAAAAAGAGATCATTAAACTGAAGAACGAAAAACTGGAAACAGACATCAATTTCAAAAACAGGGAACTCCTCACCATGACCATCAACCTCGTACAAAGAGGTGAAGTGCTCACCAAGATCAAGGAGATCATTTCCTCCCTCATGAAAAAAGATACCTCGGACGATAGTTCCCCTGCTTTCCGTAATTTATTAAAGCTGATCCGGGAAGTGGAAAAGAGTAATGAGGATTGGGACCAGTTTGCCATCCACTTCAATAATGTCAATATCGACTTCTTCAATACACTCAAACAGGCTTACCCGGACCTCACGGCAAACGACCTGAAATTATGTGCATACCTCCGGATGAACCTCTCCTCCAAGGAAATTGCCCAGCTCCTCAACATCACGCTCAAGGCAGTGGAAATTGCCCGTTACCGCCTTAGAAAGAAATTACTCCTCCTCCCGGACACCAACCTGGTAGACTTCCTGACCCAGCTCCCCAAAAGTCCTGTAAGCGCATAA